The DNA region TTCATCGTCGCACAAAAGTTCATCACCACGCAAACGTAAAAAGATCTGCGCCACGGCAATGGTGTCTTTTTCGCAATATTTAATGATGCGGTCTATATCATTTTCTTCATAATAAACTTGACCCACTTGGCTTCCGTCTATATCGTCTTTTGGTGATGGAATACCTAGCACGTGCGTAAGTAATTTTAAAGATGTATAAGTTTTGTAATCGCCAAATTTCCAAAGTTCCAAGGTGTCGAGGTGAGGTACTTCCCATGGTTTTTTGCCGAATAAATTCAGCTTGTATGGCAGTTCAATATTATGGATAATCATGCGCCGGGCAATGTACGGGAAATCGAATTCCTTACCGTTGTGCGCGCAAAGCAAATGTTTGGTCTGGCTGAAATGAGAGATGAGCAGGTTTTTAAAATCTTTTAAAATTTTTATTTCATCGCCATAAAATGAAGTAACACGAAACGTGCGCAAATCATTCAAAATATTGAAATAACCTACCGAAATACAAACTATTTTACCGAACTCTGCCCAAATACCCGCACGGTCGTAAAATTCTTCAGCAGTAAATTCATCCCGACGTTGGTATTGCGATTTCTGTTCCCAAAGGTTTTGTTTGGTTTCGTCTAATTCTGAAAAATGCTGGGTTTCAGGAACCGTTTCGATGTCTAGGAACAATATGTTTTCAAGATTTAGTTTGCTTATCATGGCTTAACATTTTATAGGCTTCTTCAATATAGATTTGAATATCGTCTGTAAATTTACCAATGCCATGGCCTTCATCGGCCGATTTTCGATGCCCCAAACGAACAATAATCACATTGTCTTCGGGCTGAACCATAACATACTGCCCCAAATGGCCTCGCATCATAAAGAAGTCTTTGTTTACATATTTGCCAAGCCACCAGCCATAACCATAAACAGGGTCTTTTTTAAATCGGGGTGTGATGGATTTTTTAACAAAAGCCGAATCTAACAGCTGTTTTCCGTTCCAGTTGCCACCGTTTTTGTACAGTTTTCCAAAACGGGCAAAGTCGCGGGCGTTGCTTGAAATGCAGCAAAAAGCCTTGGCCAATCTGTTTTCACCGTCGTCCAATTGCCAAAGGGCATTTTCCTGGGCACCCATGGGTTTCCAAAATTTGTCGGACAAATATTTTGCCAACGGAACGCCGGTTGCTTTTTCAATAATCATCCCCAAAAGTTGGGTGTTTCCGCTTAAATATTCAAATTCTACTCCGGGCGTTTTAATTACTTTTTGATTTAGAATGGTTTCTGCTAAATCATCATCGTAATTGGCGCGTGCGGTTACTGAAAACGGACTGGTGTAATGTTCAACCCAATCCAAGCCCGAAGCCATTGAAGCCAAATCGCCCACAGTTGTTTTGGCATAGCTGTATTGCGGATAAAAATCGCTAACAGGTTGGTCTAAGTTTTTAATATGCCCCTCCATAATCGCTTTTCCAAGTAGTGCCGTGGTAATGCTTTTAGCCATGGAAAAGGAGTTGGTTTTTGAGGTATCGTTAAAGCCATCATAATAATTTTCAAACCAAATGCTGTCGTTTTTTATAATCAAAAAAGCGATGGTGCCTAATTGTTGGTTGGTTTCGGTGAGTTTTTCGGTTTCCTTCACCGAGTTGTAATTGGTGTGCTCAGGCCAAGGGTCAATGTGTTTTCCGTTTGCTATCGTATCATTTTCAAAATAAGGATAGTCGTCAATAAAAGCGGTATTGTGACCTGTAAAGTAAACCACTTTGGCTCCTTTTAAAATATAGCCATAATCGAAAGCGTAAAGCAGAATTAATAGAAGTGCAATAGTTATACTAATCCACTTCAGGAGTTTCTTTAGGAATTTCATTACAGAATAATTAGTGGATTAAATATAGGGATATTTTATTTATTCTGCGGGTTAAAATAGGGTTTGTTGCCTAAACGGACTTTCGTGTTCCAGTAGCCATTTTTTGCGCTTTAACCCTCCTGCATAGCCGGTTAAACTACCGTTGCTGCCAATAACCCGGTGGCAGGGCACAATAATCCAAAGTGGGTTTTTGCCGTTGGCATTGGCTACGGCACGAATGGCTTTTATATCGCCCAGTTGTTTGGATAGTTCCAAATAAGAAATGGTTTTTCCGTATGGGATAAGCTCCAGCTGTTTCCAAACCTTTTTTTGAAAATCGGTACCTTGCGGATTTAGTTTTAAACTGAATTGTTTGCGCGTGCCTTCAAAGTATTCGTTTAATTGCAAAACGCAGTCTTCAAGTTCGACAGGAATGATGTTGGAAGTTTTTTCTTCAGAATTTAATATGGAAACAGAAGTAATGCCATTATGGTCGCCAATAATTTTGGTGAACCCTAAAGGGGATTTGAAAATGCAAGTTTCCATATAGTTTATAGTGGGTCGTCTTCTAATATACCTAGTTTTTTGGCTCGTATTTCCCAACTTTTCCTGGCCAATAGTTGAAGGTCTGAAACGTTATCGCTTTCATCCATTATTTCCAGTCCCAAAAGGGTTTCAATAACATCTTCCATGGTTACCAAACCGCTTACCGAGCCGTACTCGTCAACCACTAAAGCCATGTGGTTTCGGCTTTCAATCAATTTTTCAAACAGTGTTGGGATAGGTATGTTTCGGCCAACAACAATAATGTTTCGTTTTAATTCCGATAGCTTTTTTGTGCCATTGCCTAAAGCCATTTCCTTAAAAATTTCATCTTTTAAAACCAGGCCTTTTATGTTGTCGGGATCATCTACAAAAACAGGTACGCGCGAAAAGCGAAGGTTGAGGTTTCTATTGAAAAATTCTTCAACGGTAGTGTTTTGGTTTTCAATTTTCATTACCGTTCTGGGTGTCATCACATCTTTGGCAAATACTTCCTTAAAAGTCAATAAATTTTTGATGACCTTGCTTTCGTTTTCTTGAAACACACCTTCTTCGTGAGCTATGTCGGTCATGGCCATAAAGCTTTCACGGGTTAAAACGCTGCCGTGCCCAGTGCCTCCAATAAGTTTTGTGGTTAATTGGAGCAGCCATAAAATGCCGGTCCATTTCAACGGAAAAATCATTACAGTTAATGCCTTAGCCGCAAAATTGGCCAGTTGTTTCCAATAGGTGGCACCAATGGTTTTCGGAATAATTTCAGAAGCGACCAATATTAAAAACGTCATAATAGCCGAAACGACACCCACGGTATTGATTCCGAAAATTTCAATTTTAAAAGGCAGTTTTTCGGCTTCAATACCCACCATCATGGCACCAACCGTATGCGCAATGGTGTTTAGGGTAAGAATAGCGATTAAGGGTTTGTCAACGTCTTTTTTTAAGTGCTCTAAAGTGGTAGCGTAATCTCTATTCTCACGTTTTTTTACAGATATAAAAGTAGGCGTTACACTTAATAAAACAGCTTCTAAAACGGAACATAAAAAAGAAAAAAATATCGAAAGGGTTGCCCAGAGGATCAGTGCGTTCATTAAATAGGTTTTAGTGATGCTAATTTACGAAATCAATTTCACAACGTCTTTAGCGAAATAGGACGCGATGATATCTGCGCCGGCGCGTTTAATTGCGGTAATTTGCTCCATCATTACGGCGTCGTGTTCCAACCAACCTTTTTCGGCAGCAGCTTTTAACATGGCGTATTCGCCCGACACTTGGTAAACGGCCACGGGTACATCCACTTCATTTTTAATTTCTCGAACAATGTCCAAATAGCACAATCCGGGTTTTACCATAACAATATCGGCACCTTCGTCTATATCCATTTCGGTTTCACGAATGGCCTCAAAACGGTTGGCATAATCCATTTGGTAGGTTTTTTTGTCTTTCGGAATATCAATCAAATCCACGGGAGCCGAATCGAGCGCATCGCGGAAAGGACCATAAAACGCCGAAGCATATTTTGCCGAATAGCTCATAATTCCCGTATTGATGAAACCTTCGTCCTCCAAAGCTTCGCGAATGGTTAAAATACGACCGTCCATCATATCACTGGGAGCTACAAAATCGGCACCAGCTTGGGCGTGCGATAGGCTCATTTCTGACAGCACTTCAGCGGTATCATCATTTAGTATTTGTCCGTTTTCAATAATGCCGTCGTGTCCGTAAGCCGAATAAGGGTCGAGAGCTACATCGGTCATGACCAACATATCCGGGCACGCATTTTTTACGGTTTTAATGGCGCGTTGCATCAATCCGTTGGGGTTTATGGCTTCCGTGCCTATATTGTCTTTCAGGTTGTCGGGAACTTTTACGAACAATAGCACCGATTTTAAGCCAAGGTTCCAAAGTTCCTTCACTTCGTTTTCCAATAGATCCAAACTATAACGGAAATAATTGGGCATTGAAGCAATTTCTTCTTTTACGCCTTTGCCTTCAACCACAAAAAGGGGCACTAAAAAATCGTTGGGTGATATAATGGTTTCGCGAACCAAACCACGTATGGCGGCATTGGTTCTAAGTCTTCGGTTTCGTCTTAATGGGTACATCTGTAAATGTTTATTTTGATTTGTTTTAAACCCAATCTTTCGGGTTTTTTAAAACTTCAAGTAGTTTTTCTTCTTCGCTGCCAGATTTTGGATTATGGTCGTAAACCCATTGCACATGTGGGGGCAAACTCATTAAAATACTTTCAATGCGGCCGTTGGTTTTCAAGCCAAACAGGGTGCCTTTGTCGTGCACCAAATTGAATTCTACATAGCGCCCACGACGTATTTCCTGCCAATCGCGTTGCGCTTGCGTGTATGGTAAATCCTTTCGTTTTTCAACAATGGGTACATAGGCTTCTAAAAAGCTATTGCCCACTTCAGTAACAAAATCGTACCAATTTTCCATGGTCATATCGTCGGTTGCTTTACAATAATCGAAAAACAAACCACCAATGCCTCTGGCTTCGTTGCGGTGTTCGTTATAAAAATACTCGTCGCAACGGGCTTTGTAATTGGGGTAAAAATCCGGATTGTGCTTATCGCAAGCCATTTTACACGTTTCGTGAAAATGCTTGGCGTCTTCTTCAAATAAATAATAGGGCGTTAAATCTTGGCCGCCCCCAAACCATTGATCTATTATCTTTTTAGGTTCACCTGCCCTGAGCGGAGCCGAAGGGTACATTTCGAAATAACGCCAATTAGCATGTACGGTAGGAACCATAGGGTTTTTGGGATGGAGCACCAAACTTAATCCGCAGGCAAAAAAATCTACATCACCCACTTTAAAATAGTTCTGCATCGATTTTGGTAATTTGCCATGTACGCCAGAAATATTTACGCCTCCTTTTTCAAAAACGTTTCCGTTTTCAATCACTCTAGTTCGGCCGCCACCGCCTTCGGGCCGTTCCCAGATATCTTGCTTGAATTGGGCTTTACCATCAATCGCTTCGAGTTTTGAAGTGATGACGTCCTGTAATTCTTGTATGTACTGATAGAATTTGTCTTTCATTATTATTTTTTAAAACGCAAAACTAAATAGCCTATTATTGCTGCAATTACCGAGCCTATTAGGATTCCAATTTTTGCAGAATCAATGTATTTGGGGCTTTCCATAAAAGCAAGGCTGGCAATAAAAATAGCCATAGTGAAACCTATTCCGGCTAAAAAGGATACGCCAATAATTTGTTGGTTACTAATGTCTGACGGGATTTCAATAAGTTTAAGCTTTTTGGCTAGAAAAACGATAGCCGATATACCAATGCTTTTTCCTAAAACCAAACATATGGCGATATTGGTTACTAAGTTGATTTCTATATTCATGTTGGTGTTAATGGCAACCCCAGCATTGGCTAGCGCAAATATCGGAATTATAAAATAGGCTACCCAATCGTGCAAGTTGTGCTCTAAATGCTGTAATGGCGATTGGTATTTATTGGTCCAATCCTCTAGGTTGTCAATCTCACGAATTTGTTCTTTCGATAAAATGGGTTTTTCTAAAATGCTGGCAGCTTTTATGTTATTGGTGATGTTTACTAAGTTGTCGATAAACTGTGGGGTTTTTATTCTTTGCCTAATAGGTACGGAAAATGCCAATAAAATTCCGGCCAAGGTAGGGTGTATGCCCGATTTTAAAAAGAGGGTCCAAATGATGATGCCCAAAAACACCATTACGAATTTTGAAAAGTATCCGCGATACGACAGAAAATAGAGTACAGCCAATAAAATAAAGGCAACAAACAGCATAGTTGCTTGAATATTGCTGCTGTAAAAAATGGCAATAACAAGTACAGCGCCCAAATCGTCTACTATGGCAAAAGCCGTTAAAAATATTTTTAGGCTTAACGGCACTCTGTTTCCAAGTGCTTTAAGCAGCGCTAAAGAAAATGCGATGTCGGTTGCCATAGAAATACCCCAGCCTTGTTGGGTTTCTGGAGTTTTGTTTAATATAAAAAACAAAAGAACAGGCATAATAATCCCGCCCAAGGCACCATAAAGGGGAAAGGCTAGCTTTTTGAGAGAATTGAGTTCGCCGATAAGAAATTCACGTTTTATTTCTAACCCTATTAAAAAGAAGAAAATGGCCATTAAACCATCGTTGATCCACAAAATCAGTGGTTTATTTAGCTCGAAGTTTTGACTGGTGAATCCAAACTTGTATTGCCATAGTGATTGATAGCTTTCAGAAAATGGTGAATTGGCCCATATTAAGGCTAAAATCGTTGCAAAAAGCAACAAGGTACCACTGAAACTTTCAATGTTTATAAATTTTTGAATAGGTGATAAGATTAGTTTCTTAACCATAAGGTGTTAAGTGTTTTTCTGTCTGCAAAATTTTAATTGTTTGACTTGATGCTGCGGTAACCGATAAAGGAAGTACTAAAATTACACCAATTACCGGAACTAATAAAAACAATATAAAAATAATGCCATTGCCAATGGCGAATCCTCGATTTTTTCGAACAAACTGAATGCTTTTTCGATATTGGAAATGACGCTCTAAAGTGTAATCTATGTTACCAAAACCAGCGTAGTAAGCTTGCACCAAGAAGAGCAATACCGTTGAAAAAATGTTAACGACCGGAATGAATTTTAATAACAGAATGGGAATGGTAAGTAATAATTCCAGAATTAAGTTCCTGCCGTTTATTTTGATGCCTCGCCACAATTGTTGGGCAAATGAGGTGTTTCTGTGCGAATGTGAAACATTGCCGGTAAAATGTGCTTCAATCTTTTCGGAAACGGGACTCATGAATGGTGCCGAAAGCGCCATAATAATATGTTTAAAAAGAATGAGTCCGATAACTAAAATGATTAAACCGCCAATAAAGGTGCTGATGGTTGAAAAGGTTTCTTTGCCCCAATCCCAAATCCAGATTTTGGAGATGAAATTTCCAATGTTATCCGAAAGCCCGTAAGCTGAACCAAAAATAATAACAGCGGTAATAAAACTAATAGCCATGGGTATAGCGAAATATTTCCAAAGTTTGAGCTTGGAAATTAAACCAAAAGCCCCAAAATATGCTTTAATGCCCGAAATTATGTTTTTGATCATAATTGTTTGCGTCTTTGCGAATCACGCTTTTGGGCGTGATGCGGCAATCTTTTCATTGAACAGATTACCACGTCACTACGTTCCTCGTAATGACAATTATACTTCGTATTCTTTTACCGCATCAACAAAAGCCTTGGCGTTCTCCAAAGGAATATTCGGTAAAATGCCGTGGCCTAAATTTACAATGTATTTGTCTTTTCCAAACTCATTAATCATTTGGTGTACCATTTTCTTGATTTCGGAAGGTGGCGAGAGCAAGCGTGCGGGGTCGAAATTACC from Tamlana crocina includes:
- a CDS encoding 3'-5' exonuclease, which gives rise to MISKLNLENILFLDIETVPETQHFSELDETKQNLWEQKSQYQRRDEFTAEEFYDRAGIWAEFGKIVCISVGYFNILNDLRTFRVTSFYGDEIKILKDFKNLLISHFSQTKHLLCAHNGKEFDFPYIARRMIIHNIELPYKLNLFGKKPWEVPHLDTLELWKFGDYKTYTSLKLLTHVLGIPSPKDDIDGSQVGQVYYEENDIDRIIKYCEKDTIAVAQIFLRLRGDELLCDDEIIHI
- a CDS encoding serine hydrolase, producing the protein MKFLKKLLKWISITIALLLILLYAFDYGYILKGAKVVYFTGHNTAFIDDYPYFENDTIANGKHIDPWPEHTNYNSVKETEKLTETNQQLGTIAFLIIKNDSIWFENYYDGFNDTSKTNSFSMAKSITTALLGKAIMEGHIKNLDQPVSDFYPQYSYAKTTVGDLASMASGLDWVEHYTSPFSVTARANYDDDLAETILNQKVIKTPGVEFEYLSGNTQLLGMIIEKATGVPLAKYLSDKFWKPMGAQENALWQLDDGENRLAKAFCCISSNARDFARFGKLYKNGGNWNGKQLLDSAFVKKSITPRFKKDPVYGYGWWLGKYVNKDFFMMRGHLGQYVMVQPEDNVIIVRLGHRKSADEGHGIGKFTDDIQIYIEEAYKMLSHDKQTKS
- a CDS encoding methylated-DNA--[protein]-cysteine S-methyltransferase, with product METCIFKSPLGFTKIIGDHNGITSVSILNSEEKTSNIIPVELEDCVLQLNEYFEGTRKQFSLKLNPQGTDFQKKVWKQLELIPYGKTISYLELSKQLGDIKAIRAVANANGKNPLWIIVPCHRVIGSNGSLTGYAGGLKRKKWLLEHESPFRQQTLF
- a CDS encoding CNNM domain-containing protein, with the translated sequence MNALILWATLSIFFSFLCSVLEAVLLSVTPTFISVKKRENRDYATTLEHLKKDVDKPLIAILTLNTIAHTVGAMMVGIEAEKLPFKIEIFGINTVGVVSAIMTFLILVASEIIPKTIGATYWKQLANFAAKALTVMIFPLKWTGILWLLQLTTKLIGGTGHGSVLTRESFMAMTDIAHEEGVFQENESKVIKNLLTFKEVFAKDVMTPRTVMKIENQNTTVEEFFNRNLNLRFSRVPVFVDDPDNIKGLVLKDEIFKEMALGNGTKKLSELKRNIIVVGRNIPIPTLFEKLIESRNHMALVVDEYGSVSGLVTMEDVIETLLGLEIMDESDNVSDLQLLARKSWEIRAKKLGILEDDPL
- the hemB gene encoding porphobilinogen synthase — translated: MYPLRRNRRLRTNAAIRGLVRETIISPNDFLVPLFVVEGKGVKEEIASMPNYFRYSLDLLENEVKELWNLGLKSVLLFVKVPDNLKDNIGTEAINPNGLMQRAIKTVKNACPDMLVMTDVALDPYSAYGHDGIIENGQILNDDTAEVLSEMSLSHAQAGADFVAPSDMMDGRILTIREALEDEGFINTGIMSYSAKYASAFYGPFRDALDSAPVDLIDIPKDKKTYQMDYANRFEAIRETEMDIDEGADIVMVKPGLCYLDIVREIKNEVDVPVAVYQVSGEYAMLKAAAEKGWLEHDAVMMEQITAIKRAGADIIASYFAKDVVKLIS
- the hemF gene encoding oxygen-dependent coproporphyrinogen oxidase; translated protein: MKDKFYQYIQELQDVITSKLEAIDGKAQFKQDIWERPEGGGGRTRVIENGNVFEKGGVNISGVHGKLPKSMQNYFKVGDVDFFACGLSLVLHPKNPMVPTVHANWRYFEMYPSAPLRAGEPKKIIDQWFGGGQDLTPYYLFEEDAKHFHETCKMACDKHNPDFYPNYKARCDEYFYNEHRNEARGIGGLFFDYCKATDDMTMENWYDFVTEVGNSFLEAYVPIVEKRKDLPYTQAQRDWQEIRRGRYVEFNLVHDKGTLFGLKTNGRIESILMSLPPHVQWVYDHNPKSGSEEEKLLEVLKNPKDWV
- the nhaA gene encoding Na+/H+ antiporter NhaA, coding for MVKKLILSPIQKFINIESFSGTLLLFATILALIWANSPFSESYQSLWQYKFGFTSQNFELNKPLILWINDGLMAIFFFLIGLEIKREFLIGELNSLKKLAFPLYGALGGIIMPVLLFFILNKTPETQQGWGISMATDIAFSLALLKALGNRVPLSLKIFLTAFAIVDDLGAVLVIAIFYSSNIQATMLFVAFILLAVLYFLSYRGYFSKFVMVFLGIIIWTLFLKSGIHPTLAGILLAFSVPIRQRIKTPQFIDNLVNITNNIKAASILEKPILSKEQIREIDNLEDWTNKYQSPLQHLEHNLHDWVAYFIIPIFALANAGVAINTNMNIEINLVTNIAICLVLGKSIGISAIVFLAKKLKLIEIPSDISNQQIIGVSFLAGIGFTMAIFIASLAFMESPKYIDSAKIGILIGSVIAAIIGYLVLRFKK
- a CDS encoding EI24 domain-containing protein, which produces MIKNIISGIKAYFGAFGLISKLKLWKYFAIPMAISFITAVIIFGSAYGLSDNIGNFISKIWIWDWGKETFSTISTFIGGLIILVIGLILFKHIIMALSAPFMSPVSEKIEAHFTGNVSHSHRNTSFAQQLWRGIKINGRNLILELLLTIPILLLKFIPVVNIFSTVLLFLVQAYYAGFGNIDYTLERHFQYRKSIQFVRKNRGFAIGNGIIFILFLLVPVIGVILVLPLSVTAASSQTIKILQTEKHLTPYG